A stretch of Arthrobacter sunyaminii DNA encodes these proteins:
- the urtE gene encoding urea ABC transporter ATP-binding subunit UrtE produces the protein MLEIKDLKAGYGRTEVLHGVSVTVPDDAVASVLGHNGAGKSTLLRAVVGIIKPTAGSILFNGEDIAGLRPHQRVARGLAYVPQGQQSFGPLTTLENLRLVADGRKRGKALVDEALDMFPALKPLLARRAGLLSGGQRQQLAIARALITEPTLLILDEPTEGIQPNVVAEIEQTIMNLASRSGMRVLLVEQHIGFALRAADTYYVLAAGRVSSSGRGGASAAETVRTAMLI, from the coding sequence ATGCTGGAAATCAAGGACCTCAAGGCAGGGTACGGACGCACCGAAGTGCTGCACGGGGTCTCCGTGACGGTGCCCGATGACGCCGTCGCCTCCGTCCTGGGACACAACGGTGCCGGCAAATCCACACTGCTGCGCGCCGTCGTCGGCATCATCAAGCCCACAGCCGGAAGCATCCTGTTCAACGGCGAAGACATCGCAGGACTGCGCCCGCATCAGCGGGTGGCACGCGGACTGGCCTACGTTCCGCAGGGCCAGCAGTCCTTCGGTCCGCTGACCACGCTGGAAAACCTGCGGCTGGTGGCGGACGGGCGCAAGCGCGGCAAGGCACTGGTGGATGAAGCGCTGGACATGTTTCCGGCGCTGAAACCGCTGCTGGCCCGACGCGCGGGACTGCTTTCCGGCGGGCAGCGGCAGCAGCTGGCCATTGCCCGCGCACTGATCACCGAACCCACCCTGCTGATTCTGGACGAACCGACGGAGGGCATCCAGCCCAACGTTGTGGCCGAGATTGAGCAGACCATCATGAACCTCGCCTCGCGGTCCGGCATGCGGGTACTCCTGGTGGAACAGCACATCGGCTTCGCACTGCGGGCCGCGGACACGTACTACGTCCTGGCGGCCGGGCGGGTCAGCTCAAGCGGCCGCGGCGGTGCATCAGCTGCGGAAACAGTCCGCACGGCCATGTTGATCTGA
- the urtB gene encoding urea ABC transporter permease subunit UrtB, producing the protein MELLIGQMFAGLSLGSVLLLAALGLSLTFGQMGVINMAHGEFIMAGAYTAFVVQQTLGSAGASLLVSLPAAFLVGGTMGLILEELLLKRMYHRPLDTLLVTFGVSLILQQVARDIFGAPSVDVRVPAWLQGNVELLGAPIPLTRLFILALALTCLAALALLLKATPLGRRIRAVVVNRDLAESSGISSRRTDQLTFFVGSGLAGIAGVAVTLIGSTSPYLGPNYIVDAFLVVVAGGIGQIKGAAIAAFALGVLQSVFEFSTTASIGKVLILAAIVIFLQVRPQGIFTLKTRSLA; encoded by the coding sequence ATGGAACTGCTGATTGGACAAATGTTTGCCGGGCTCAGCCTGGGCTCGGTGCTGCTGCTGGCAGCACTGGGCCTGTCGCTGACCTTCGGCCAGATGGGGGTCATTAACATGGCCCACGGTGAATTCATCATGGCCGGTGCCTACACCGCGTTTGTGGTGCAGCAGACCCTGGGCAGCGCCGGAGCCTCCCTCCTGGTTTCGCTGCCGGCGGCCTTCCTCGTGGGCGGAACCATGGGCCTGATCCTGGAAGAACTGCTGCTCAAGCGGATGTACCACCGTCCGCTGGACACCCTCCTGGTGACCTTTGGGGTCTCCCTGATCCTCCAGCAGGTGGCCCGGGACATTTTCGGTGCACCGAGCGTGGACGTCCGGGTGCCCGCCTGGCTGCAGGGCAACGTGGAGCTTCTCGGCGCGCCCATTCCGCTGACCCGGCTGTTCATCCTTGCCCTGGCACTCACCTGCCTCGCGGCGCTGGCACTGCTGCTGAAGGCAACCCCGCTGGGCCGGCGGATCCGCGCCGTCGTCGTGAACCGGGACCTGGCCGAGTCCAGCGGCATTTCCTCCCGGCGCACCGACCAGCTGACATTCTTTGTCGGTTCCGGCCTGGCCGGGATCGCGGGAGTCGCAGTAACGCTGATCGGATCCACCAGCCCGTATCTGGGTCCCAACTACATCGTGGACGCCTTCCTCGTGGTGGTGGCCGGAGGCATTGGGCAGATCAAGGGAGCCGCCATCGCCGCCTTCGCCCTGGGCGTGCTGCAATCGGTGTTCGAATTCTCCACCACCGCCAGCATCGGCAAAGTGCTGATCCTCGCGGCCATCGTGATTTTCCTGCAGGTCCGCCCGCAGGGCATCTTCACCCTCAAGACGAGGAGCCTGGCATGA
- a CDS encoding LutB/LldF family L-lactate oxidation iron-sulfur protein: MSTTYLGMPTLPVFGQGNLNATESFPAAAKRELGNSQLRANLGHATHTIRDKRLRVVGELPDWEDLRSAGSATKQAVMARLPELLEQFEQNFTARGGIIHWARDAAEANEIVRDLIREQGVDEVVKVKSMATQEIGLNEYLEEQGIAAFETDLAELIVQLDHDKPSHILVPAIHKNRTQVRDIFLREMPGVDPDLTDNPAKLAEAARAHLRRKFLSAKVAISGANFAIADAGTLAVVESEGNGRMCLTLPETLITVMGVEKLLPSWQDLEVFMQLLPRSSTGERMNPYTSLWTGVTEGDGPQNVHLVLLDNGRSAALADEMGRSALHCIRCSACMNVCPVYERTGGHAYGSTYPGPIGAILSPLMTGITSEENSSLPYASSLCGACYDACPVKINIPEILVHLRAEDVDSKRGKKKLPSQMDLMMKGASWAFSSGKHLGLLEKGLPLGRIAAGRKKKITKLPGLVGGWTQSRDIPAPPAASFRDWWAKEHKDPAAGSTPTDSANTGEQA, from the coding sequence ATGAGCACCACCTACCTGGGCATGCCAACACTGCCCGTCTTCGGGCAGGGCAACCTCAACGCCACCGAGTCCTTCCCTGCGGCGGCCAAGCGCGAGCTGGGCAACAGCCAGCTGCGCGCCAATCTGGGCCACGCCACCCACACCATCCGCGACAAGCGGCTGCGGGTGGTGGGGGAACTGCCGGACTGGGAGGACCTGCGCAGCGCCGGAAGCGCCACCAAACAGGCCGTCATGGCGCGGCTGCCCGAGCTGCTGGAACAGTTTGAGCAGAACTTCACGGCCCGCGGCGGCATCATCCACTGGGCCCGGGACGCTGCTGAAGCCAATGAGATTGTCCGCGACCTGATCCGCGAACAGGGCGTGGATGAAGTGGTCAAGGTGAAGTCCATGGCCACCCAGGAAATCGGCCTGAACGAGTACCTGGAAGAACAGGGCATTGCCGCCTTTGAAACCGACCTGGCCGAGCTGATTGTTCAGCTGGACCATGACAAGCCCAGCCACATCCTGGTCCCTGCCATCCACAAAAACCGCACCCAGGTCCGGGACATCTTCCTGCGGGAAATGCCCGGCGTGGACCCGGACCTCACCGACAACCCGGCCAAGCTGGCCGAAGCTGCGCGTGCCCACCTGCGCCGGAAGTTCCTTTCCGCCAAGGTGGCCATCTCCGGTGCCAACTTTGCGATCGCAGACGCCGGGACCCTCGCCGTCGTCGAATCAGAAGGCAACGGGCGCATGTGCCTGACCCTGCCCGAAACCCTGATCACCGTCATGGGCGTGGAAAAGCTGCTGCCGTCCTGGCAGGACCTTGAAGTGTTCATGCAGCTGCTGCCGCGCTCCTCCACCGGGGAACGGATGAATCCCTACACCTCGCTGTGGACCGGCGTCACCGAAGGCGACGGTCCGCAGAACGTGCACCTGGTGCTCCTGGACAACGGCCGCAGCGCCGCCCTGGCCGATGAAATGGGCCGCTCGGCCCTGCACTGCATCCGCTGCTCGGCGTGCATGAATGTGTGCCCGGTGTACGAACGCACCGGAGGCCATGCCTACGGCTCCACCTATCCGGGGCCCATCGGCGCCATCCTGTCGCCGCTGATGACCGGCATCACTTCCGAGGAAAACAGTTCGCTGCCGTATGCCTCCTCGCTCTGCGGCGCCTGCTATGACGCCTGCCCGGTCAAAATCAACATCCCGGAAATTCTGGTGCACCTGCGCGCGGAGGACGTGGACAGCAAGCGGGGCAAGAAGAAGCTGCCCTCCCAGATGGACTTGATGATGAAGGGTGCCTCCTGGGCGTTCTCCTCCGGGAAGCATCTTGGATTGCTGGAAAAGGGACTGCCCCTGGGCCGGATTGCCGCCGGCCGCAAAAAGAAGATCACCAAGCTGCCCGGCCTTGTGGGCGGCTGGACACAGAGCCGGGACATCCCGGCTCCGCCCGCCGCATCGTTCCGCGACTGGTGGGCCAAGGAACACAAGGATCCCGCTGCGGGGTCCACCCCCACGGATTCCGCGAACACGGGAGAACAGGCATGA
- the urtA gene encoding urea ABC transporter substrate-binding protein — MKVQSIKGAFIPVAATALAAVLAGCGSQIADPAAAGQPSGGTDSCVDTSGDSIKIGFLNSLSGTMAISETTVFDSLTLAAEEINADGGVLGKQLEVISEDGASEPTKFAERAGKLIQQDCTAAVFGGWTSSSRKAMLPVFESNNALLFYPVQYEGLESSENIFYTGATTNQQIIPALDYLAEQGTKTIFLVGSDYVFPRTANKIINAYAEAHGMEIVGEEYTPLGSTEFSTIVNKVRDSGADAVFNTLNGDSNVAFFRQYTSVGLTPDTMPVVSVSIAEEEVPGIGLENIEGQLTAWDYYQTLDTPANTAFVSAFKDKYGADRVTSDPMEAAYTSLYLWKEMVEKAGSFDVDKVQDAADGVSFEAPEGTVTVNGENNHITKTPRIGKITSDGLIETVWEAPEAVEPDPYLENYDWASGLS, encoded by the coding sequence GTGAAAGTACAAAGCATTAAAGGCGCTTTCATTCCCGTTGCAGCCACTGCACTGGCTGCGGTTTTGGCAGGGTGCGGTTCCCAGATTGCAGACCCCGCAGCGGCCGGCCAGCCCAGCGGCGGAACAGATTCCTGCGTTGACACATCCGGGGACAGCATCAAGATCGGCTTTCTGAATTCCCTCTCCGGCACCATGGCCATTTCCGAAACCACCGTTTTTGACTCCCTCACCCTGGCCGCCGAGGAAATCAACGCCGACGGCGGCGTGCTGGGCAAGCAATTGGAAGTCATCAGCGAAGACGGCGCCTCCGAACCCACCAAGTTCGCCGAACGCGCCGGCAAGCTGATCCAGCAGGACTGCACGGCCGCCGTGTTCGGCGGCTGGACCTCGTCCTCCCGCAAGGCCATGCTCCCCGTCTTTGAATCCAACAACGCACTGCTGTTCTACCCGGTGCAGTATGAGGGGCTGGAGTCCTCGGAGAACATTTTCTACACGGGCGCCACTACCAACCAGCAGATCATTCCCGCGCTGGACTACCTCGCGGAGCAGGGCACCAAGACCATCTTCCTGGTGGGCAGCGACTATGTCTTCCCCCGCACCGCCAACAAGATCATCAACGCCTACGCCGAGGCCCACGGGATGGAAATCGTCGGCGAGGAGTACACGCCGCTGGGTTCCACGGAGTTCTCCACCATCGTGAACAAGGTCCGCGATTCCGGGGCCGACGCCGTCTTCAACACCCTGAACGGCGATTCCAATGTGGCGTTCTTCCGCCAGTACACGTCAGTGGGCCTCACCCCCGACACCATGCCCGTGGTTTCGGTGTCCATCGCCGAGGAGGAAGTACCGGGCATCGGCCTGGAGAACATCGAAGGCCAGCTCACCGCCTGGGATTACTACCAGACCCTGGACACCCCGGCGAACACCGCATTTGTCAGCGCGTTCAAGGACAAGTACGGCGCGGACCGCGTCACCAGCGATCCGATGGAAGCCGCCTACACCTCCCTTTACCTGTGGAAGGAAATGGTGGAAAAGGCCGGTTCCTTCGACGTGGACAAGGTTCAGGACGCCGCCGACGGCGTGAGTTTCGAAGCGCCCGAAGGCACCGTCACGGTCAACGGGGAAAACAACCACATCACCAAGACGCCTCGGATCGGCAAGATCACCTCCGACGGCTTGATCGAAACCGTCTGGGAAGCGCCGGAGGCCGTGGAACCGGACCCGTATCTGGAGAACTACGACTGGGCGTCGGGCCTGTCCTGA
- the urtC gene encoding urea ABC transporter permease subunit UrtC: MSTDTVRSTTGGFAARLSSVRQSRAGVLAGFAAAAVLLLVAAPALLPVFSLGLFGKFLCFAIVAVGIGLAWGRGGMLTLGQGVFFGLGAYIMAMHMKLADAALFGGSGVPDFMALYGTGTVPGWWEPFRSPVVTVLAVVLVPGLVALVLGLAIFKRRVKGAYFAILSQALAAAFAVLLIGQQATTGGSNGLSGFRSFFGFDLADPANKRMLYLLTAVVLLLVVAAARQLMHSRFGELLVAVRDQEERVRFLGYDPATVKTVVYVLAAVMAGVAGALFVPLVGIISPADVGVTPSIAFLIGVAIGGRSTVLGPVLGALGVAIAQTSLASSFPSFWVYFQGLLFVLVIGFLPGGLASLPAVLGRLRRKRNDDGGAARESGPPTSAPPVPPAVPPAPAVSAVASPLATVPAAKELRP, from the coding sequence ATGAGCACCGATACAGTCCGCAGCACCACCGGCGGTTTCGCCGCCCGCCTTTCCTCCGTACGGCAGTCCCGGGCAGGGGTCCTGGCCGGCTTCGCCGCCGCGGCAGTCCTGCTGCTGGTGGCTGCGCCCGCGCTGCTGCCGGTTTTCAGCCTGGGGCTGTTCGGAAAATTCCTCTGCTTCGCCATTGTGGCCGTGGGCATCGGTCTGGCCTGGGGCCGCGGCGGGATGCTGACCCTTGGCCAGGGCGTGTTCTTCGGTCTCGGCGCCTACATCATGGCCATGCATATGAAGCTGGCCGACGCCGCGCTGTTCGGCGGTTCCGGCGTACCGGACTTCATGGCCCTGTACGGCACCGGCACCGTTCCCGGCTGGTGGGAGCCGTTCCGCAGCCCCGTGGTGACCGTTCTCGCCGTCGTGCTGGTGCCCGGGCTGGTGGCGCTGGTCCTGGGTCTGGCCATCTTCAAGCGCCGGGTCAAGGGCGCCTACTTCGCCATCCTCAGCCAGGCCCTGGCCGCCGCGTTTGCCGTCCTGCTCATCGGGCAGCAGGCCACCACCGGAGGATCCAACGGGCTCAGCGGTTTCCGGTCCTTCTTCGGCTTCGACCTGGCGGATCCGGCCAACAAGCGGATGCTGTACCTGCTGACCGCCGTGGTGCTGCTGCTGGTCGTTGCTGCGGCACGGCAGCTGATGCACAGCCGGTTCGGTGAACTGCTGGTGGCCGTGCGCGACCAGGAGGAACGGGTTCGGTTCCTGGGCTACGACCCCGCGACCGTCAAAACCGTGGTCTACGTGCTGGCTGCAGTGATGGCCGGCGTGGCGGGCGCGCTGTTCGTGCCGCTCGTGGGCATCATTTCCCCTGCCGATGTTGGCGTCACCCCCTCCATCGCGTTCCTCATCGGGGTGGCAATCGGCGGCCGGTCCACGGTGCTGGGCCCGGTCCTCGGCGCGCTGGGGGTGGCCATCGCGCAAACCTCGCTCGCGTCCTCCTTTCCGTCCTTCTGGGTCTACTTCCAGGGACTGCTGTTTGTCCTGGTCATCGGGTTCCTGCCCGGCGGCCTGGCCTCGCTGCCCGCCGTCCTGGGCAGGCTGCGGCGGAAGAGGAACGACGACGGCGGAGCCGCCCGGGAGTCCGGCCCGCCGACAAGTGCACCGCCTGTCCCGCCGGCCGTGCCCCCGGCGCCGGCAGTCTCCGCCGTTGCTTCACCGCTTGCCACTGTTCCCGCAGCTAAGGAGCTCCGCCCGTGA
- a CDS encoding LutC/YkgG family protein, which yields MSARTDILDRLRSALRDHPAVPEIPRTYREDSGMSVEERIELLVDRLVDYKAGVTVVDEAGLAPRIAELLRDAASYVVPAGIDGAWLADAEAAAPGRRRIDAADAPLSVAELDAVDAVVTGSAVSVAETGTIILDGSPNQGRRAITLVPDHHICVVREGDIAGILPEALRRLDGTRPLTWISGPSATSDIELERVEGVHGPRNLDVVIVRS from the coding sequence ATGAGCGCACGGACAGACATCCTGGACCGGCTGCGCTCAGCGCTGCGGGATCACCCTGCGGTGCCGGAGATTCCGCGGACCTACCGCGAAGACTCCGGCATGAGCGTCGAAGAACGCATTGAACTGCTGGTGGACCGGCTGGTGGATTACAAGGCCGGAGTCACCGTGGTGGATGAAGCGGGGCTGGCTCCGCGGATCGCCGAGCTGCTCCGGGACGCCGCCAGTTACGTGGTTCCCGCCGGGATCGACGGCGCCTGGCTGGCGGACGCGGAAGCAGCGGCCCCCGGGCGCCGCCGGATCGACGCCGCAGACGCGCCGCTGAGCGTGGCGGAGCTGGATGCGGTGGACGCCGTCGTCACCGGCAGCGCCGTCTCCGTGGCGGAGACCGGAACAATCATTCTGGACGGCAGCCCGAACCAGGGCCGGCGCGCCATCACGCTGGTTCCGGACCACCACATTTGTGTGGTGCGGGAGGGGGACATCGCCGGGATTCTTCCCGAAGCGCTGCGCCGGCTGGACGGCACCCGTCCGCTGACCTGGATCAGTGGTCCCAGCGCCACCTCGGACATTGAGCTGGAACGGGTCGAAGGAGTGCACGGGCCGCGGAACCTGGACGTCGTTATCGTCCGCAGCTGA
- a CDS encoding alpha/beta hydrolase, producing the protein MPRLSRLAAAAAATAAVAAGFRLSPWPSALLIRAVFYRGARQTAAVMRGHVPAGGVTEHRGLAFETDSGSGTLDLFVPEAAGEPVPLVVWIHGGAWLSGSRNDVEPYLRILAASGFAAAGVSYTRSPRAVYPQAVEEVAAALAFLEKHSADYGADPRRVVLAGDSAGAQLAAQLAVLATNPDYALRTGLPVPLSRDDLRGVILHCGIYDVAALDPLPGILGWGFRTALWAYSGKRDWSPTAAGRDMSVLNDVTGLFPPALITGGNGDNLTGTQSIPLAERLIQLKTDVRFQFWPRDHEPALPHEYQFLLDRPEAQQALTETLAFLKDVCSTDTPPKST; encoded by the coding sequence ATGCCCCGTCTTTCCCGCTTAGCGGCAGCTGCAGCCGCAACCGCCGCCGTCGCCGCCGGGTTCCGGCTCAGCCCGTGGCCGTCGGCGCTGCTCATCCGGGCAGTGTTCTACCGCGGTGCCCGGCAGACGGCCGCCGTCATGCGCGGCCATGTACCGGCGGGCGGTGTGACGGAACACCGGGGGCTGGCCTTTGAAACGGACAGCGGCAGCGGCACCCTGGACCTCTTCGTTCCGGAGGCAGCCGGCGAACCGGTGCCCCTGGTGGTGTGGATCCACGGCGGCGCCTGGCTCTCGGGCAGCCGGAACGACGTCGAACCCTACCTGCGCATCCTGGCGGCCTCCGGATTCGCGGCGGCCGGCGTGAGCTACACCCGTTCCCCGCGCGCCGTCTATCCGCAGGCCGTGGAAGAAGTGGCAGCAGCACTGGCTTTCCTGGAAAAGCACTCAGCGGACTATGGTGCGGACCCCCGCCGGGTGGTCCTGGCCGGAGACTCCGCCGGCGCACAATTGGCAGCGCAACTGGCGGTGCTCGCCACCAACCCGGACTACGCGCTGCGGACCGGACTCCCTGTTCCCCTGAGCCGCGACGACCTCCGCGGCGTCATTCTGCACTGCGGGATCTATGACGTCGCCGCACTGGACCCGCTGCCGGGGATCCTCGGCTGGGGCTTCCGGACCGCGTTGTGGGCCTACTCCGGGAAACGGGACTGGTCCCCGACCGCCGCCGGGCGTGACATGTCCGTGCTGAACGACGTCACCGGCCTGTTTCCGCCGGCGCTCATTACCGGCGGCAACGGAGACAACCTGACGGGAACGCAGTCCATTCCGCTGGCTGAACGTCTCATCCAGCTGAAGACGGATGTCCGGTTCCAATTCTGGCCCCGGGACCATGAACCGGCACTGCCGCATGAATACCAATTCCTCCTGGATCGGCCGGAAGCGCAGCAGGCCCTGACGGAAACACTCGCCTTCCTCAAGGACGTGTGCTCAACGGACACACCTCCGAAAAGCACTTGA
- a CDS encoding alpha/beta hydrolase, which produces MKIFSLPAVGLAAGAAAAAGLAAAVALHRHPLPSVLLIRGVFSSANKFQATKIQPHIPGFRVTRHRGLHYLGTGKPSLDLFLPATDRKPLPVVMWIHGGAWISGSKEDVAPYLKVLAGYGYAVVGVGYSISPEAVYPTAVKELNAALAFIREHADRYGLDPNRIVLAGDSAGAQLAAQLALAVTNPEYARDTGVVPAAAPGQLRGILLNCGVFDLDAVASMAGPVGWGLRKALWSYTGSRDWAATSAAAHMSIPAHVDHRFPPTYISGGNGDNLTLTQSLPLADRLEELGVPVVRSFWPQDYKPALGHEYQFQLHRPEARESLQQTVAFLEDVTGVSALPRRPLEKVIALEEDLLAELPEIEEKLAA; this is translated from the coding sequence ATGAAGATCTTCTCGCTTCCCGCGGTGGGACTGGCGGCAGGCGCAGCCGCCGCTGCCGGATTGGCCGCAGCTGTGGCGCTGCACCGGCACCCCCTGCCGTCGGTACTGCTTATTCGCGGGGTTTTCTCCAGTGCCAACAAATTCCAGGCGACGAAAATCCAGCCCCATATTCCCGGTTTCCGCGTCACGCGCCACCGCGGACTGCACTATCTGGGGACCGGCAAACCGTCCCTGGACCTGTTCCTTCCGGCCACAGACCGAAAACCGCTTCCCGTGGTGATGTGGATCCATGGCGGTGCCTGGATCTCAGGCTCCAAGGAAGACGTGGCACCCTACCTGAAGGTCCTCGCCGGTTACGGCTACGCGGTGGTGGGCGTGGGGTATTCCATCTCGCCCGAAGCGGTCTATCCCACCGCGGTAAAAGAGCTGAACGCGGCGCTGGCTTTCATACGCGAACATGCGGACCGCTACGGGCTGGACCCGAACCGCATTGTTCTCGCCGGTGATTCCGCCGGGGCACAGCTGGCCGCCCAGCTGGCACTGGCAGTCACCAACCCGGAGTACGCCCGGGACACCGGTGTTGTCCCCGCGGCCGCACCCGGTCAGCTGCGCGGAATCCTGCTGAACTGCGGCGTTTTCGATTTGGATGCCGTGGCCAGCATGGCAGGCCCCGTGGGCTGGGGCCTGCGGAAGGCACTCTGGTCCTACACCGGATCCAGGGACTGGGCAGCAACCTCGGCCGCAGCCCACATGTCCATCCCGGCGCACGTGGACCACCGCTTTCCGCCCACCTACATTTCCGGCGGCAACGGCGACAATCTGACCCTCACCCAGTCCCTTCCCCTGGCGGACCGGCTGGAGGAACTTGGCGTGCCGGTGGTCCGCAGCTTTTGGCCCCAGGATTACAAGCCGGCTCTGGGCCACGAGTACCAGTTCCAGCTGCACCGTCCCGAGGCAAGGGAATCACTGCAGCAGACCGTTGCCTTCCTGGAAGATGTGACCGGCGTTTCCGCCCTGCCCCGGCGGCCGCTCGAGAAGGTCATCGCCCTGGAGGAGGACCTGCTGGCGGAACTTCCGGAGATCGAGGAGAAACTCGCAGCGTAG
- the urtD gene encoding urea ABC transporter ATP-binding protein UrtD, whose amino-acid sequence MKHQMIAAEQPHLLLPQGEPQAGGRRSGRPQYLEVRNLRVVFDGFTAVDGVNLDVTQGDLRFLIGPNGAGKTTIIDAMTGLVPATGSVNHTGIEILGRKVHQIAKLGVGRTFQTASVFENLSVLQNLDIAAGARRRPLELLRRGRGTDPAVDEALEIIGLERLASKQAGTLAHGQKQWLEIGMLLVQNSELLLLDEPIAGMSQDERAQTGELLRRIGANRITLVIEHDMDFVREYATSVTVLAAGKVLSEGSVAQVQADPRVQEVYLGTTPAKGH is encoded by the coding sequence GTGAAACACCAGATGATTGCCGCGGAACAGCCGCACCTGCTGCTGCCCCAGGGAGAGCCGCAGGCCGGCGGCCGGCGCTCCGGACGGCCGCAGTACCTGGAGGTCCGAAACCTGCGGGTGGTGTTTGACGGGTTCACCGCTGTCGACGGGGTCAACCTTGACGTCACGCAGGGCGACCTGCGGTTCCTGATCGGTCCCAACGGCGCCGGCAAGACCACCATCATTGACGCGATGACCGGACTGGTTCCGGCCACCGGATCCGTCAACCACACCGGTATCGAGATTCTCGGCCGAAAGGTCCACCAAATCGCCAAGCTCGGCGTCGGCCGCACGTTCCAGACAGCCAGCGTCTTTGAGAACCTCTCGGTGCTGCAGAACCTGGACATTGCGGCCGGTGCCCGGCGGCGGCCGTTGGAGTTGCTGCGCCGGGGCCGCGGCACCGACCCGGCCGTGGATGAGGCCCTGGAAATCATCGGTTTGGAGCGTCTGGCGTCCAAGCAGGCGGGAACCCTCGCGCACGGGCAGAAACAGTGGCTGGAAATCGGAATGCTGCTGGTGCAGAACTCGGAACTGCTGCTCCTGGATGAACCGATCGCCGGCATGAGCCAGGACGAGCGCGCCCAGACCGGCGAGCTCCTGCGCCGGATCGGCGCCAACCGGATCACGCTCGTCATTGAGCACGACATGGATTTTGTCCGTGAGTACGCCACCTCGGTGACCGTCCTGGCCGCCGGCAAGGTCCTGAGCGAGGGCAGCGTGGCACAGGTGCAGGCGGACCCTCGCGTGCAGGAAGTCTATTTGGGCACCACGCCCGCGAAAGGACACTGA
- a CDS encoding DUF5129 domain-containing protein, with translation MRRALTTLLLVLITLTGGAAAAAAVTPDEVIVEDTAGVLDSNTLLPALENIEFREPTTVAVYTYNGPADNEDGTVLNAEVLRFAREEHPEWLSEDGQKWADGLFIFALDPTGRWTGTYYGEDRKISLDQQEDIRSETNELFAEANWTEGTIAAVEEAAKLINRPWYLSPGAIIGFIVAGVAAAGSVVTYVVVRRNRRTKNRKLLTEADASYSSVTRDLDATEVNANTIPDDSSYGSRVLEEYRTFMTRYNKATALNNAAHALSDKDLMNRSSTVTVEEYADAALELDGLDDVIADTNALLNKAPGWERAWDRQTDPLQEDLGRLDDLLEGKDAVARDSATARALLAFRHQTQEDLAAAATELAEDRITPEQALDRIKAAREKLSDLLDKHAQTVISAQAKTDSERKLMQKELDKASAPGRRDRSYRPGIVDTAFPAYFYYSVGSFNTGIQHGTSSVESARSSASGSTGYGGSGGSFSGAGSSGRF, from the coding sequence ATGCGCCGGGCACTGACTACGCTGCTGCTGGTCCTGATCACGCTGACCGGGGGTGCCGCCGCTGCCGCTGCCGTTACGCCGGACGAGGTGATCGTCGAAGACACCGCAGGAGTCCTGGACAGCAATACGCTCCTGCCGGCACTGGAAAATATTGAGTTCCGGGAACCCACCACGGTTGCCGTCTATACCTACAACGGGCCTGCGGACAATGAGGACGGAACCGTTCTTAACGCCGAAGTGCTGCGCTTCGCCCGGGAAGAGCACCCCGAGTGGCTCAGCGAAGACGGCCAGAAATGGGCGGACGGCCTGTTCATCTTCGCCCTGGATCCCACGGGCCGGTGGACCGGTACGTACTACGGCGAGGACCGCAAGATATCCCTCGATCAGCAGGAGGACATCCGGAGCGAAACCAATGAGCTGTTCGCCGAGGCCAACTGGACCGAAGGAACCATTGCCGCCGTCGAAGAAGCGGCCAAGCTGATCAACCGTCCCTGGTACCTCTCCCCCGGCGCCATCATCGGATTCATCGTTGCCGGGGTGGCCGCGGCGGGATCGGTCGTCACCTACGTGGTGGTGCGGCGGAACCGCCGGACCAAAAACCGGAAGCTGCTGACCGAGGCCGACGCCAGCTATTCCAGCGTGACCCGGGACCTGGACGCTACGGAGGTCAACGCCAACACCATTCCGGATGATTCCTCCTACGGGTCGCGGGTGCTGGAGGAATACCGCACGTTCATGACGCGCTACAACAAGGCCACGGCGCTGAACAACGCCGCCCACGCCCTCTCCGACAAGGACCTGATGAACCGCAGCAGCACGGTGACGGTGGAAGAGTACGCGGATGCCGCCCTTGAACTGGACGGCCTGGATGACGTCATCGCGGACACCAATGCGCTGCTCAACAAGGCTCCGGGCTGGGAACGGGCCTGGGACCGCCAGACCGATCCGCTGCAGGAGGATCTGGGCCGCCTGGATGACCTGCTGGAAGGCAAGGACGCCGTGGCCAGGGATTCCGCGACCGCCCGCGCACTGCTGGCCTTCCGGCACCAGACCCAAGAGGACCTTGCCGCCGCCGCCACGGAACTGGCTGAGGACCGTATTACCCCCGAACAGGCGCTGGACCGTATCAAGGCCGCCCGGGAAAAGCTCTCGGATCTGCTGGACAAGCACGCCCAAACCGTCATCTCGGCGCAGGCCAAGACGGACAGCGAGCGCAAGCTCATGCAGAAGGAACTGGACAAGGCCTCCGCGCCGGGCCGCCGGGACCGTAGCTACCGTCCCGGAATCGTGGACACGGCCTTCCCCGCCTACTTCTACTACTCGGTGGGAAGCTTCAACACCGGCATCCAGCACGGCACCAGCAGCGTGGAATCGGCCCGCAGCTCCGCGTCCGGCTCCACCGGGTACGGCGGCTCGGGCGGCAGCTTTTCCGGGGCGGGCAGTTCCGGAAGGTTCTGA